The following are encoded together in the Chaetodon auriga isolate fChaAug3 chromosome 6, fChaAug3.hap1, whole genome shotgun sequence genome:
- the LOC143322700 gene encoding transmembrane emp24 domain-containing protein 6-like — protein MLLNTLLVLFSSHCVWASKSEPSLNEVDAGLFRGSDKYDFSIEVPAAGIECFWHFAHQSGSFYLMYTVQWAIGMANAHRLFVTVSSPQGVLIFSKMAAFGQMNFETEVTGFYRMCLGNGNNQFGGIRVFLNFGVIYEDFEESKEMEEGEKDLNSTLDSIEESIHKLQNQIFHVWRHYNFARLRKGKDHYLLLSNLSYITWWSVTQSFVIPLSGYLQLLVLKRLFHADSSRLRC, from the exons ATGCTGTTGAACACTCTACTCGTACTGTTCAGCTCTCATTGTGTGTGGGCCAGCAAGTCTGAACCTTCCCTCAATGAGGTGGATGCAGGTTTGTTCAGGGGATCAGATAAATATGACTTTTCAATTGAGGTTCCTGCTGCAGGGATTGAGTGTTTCTGGCACTTTGCCCACCAGAGTGGAAGCTTCTACCTTATGTACACG GTACAGTGGGCAATAGGGATGGCCAATGCTCATCGACTTTTTGTGACGGTCAGCTCTCCACAGGGTGTTCTCATATTTTCAAAGATGGCAGCCTTTGGTCAAATGAACTTTGAGACTGAGGTGACAG GTTTTTACCGCATGTGTCTTGGAAACGGCAACAACCAGTTCGGAGGCATCAGGGTCTTTCTGAACTTTGGTGTCATTTACGAAGACTTTGAGGAGTCGAAAGAGatggaagagggagagaaagaccTCAACAGCACTTTGGACAGTATTGAG GAGAGTATTCACAAGCTCCAGAATCAGATCTTCCATGTGTGGCGTCATTACAACTTTGCCCGCTTGAGGAAAGGAAAGGACCATTATCTCCTCTTGTCAAACCTCAGCTACATCACCTGGTGGTCAGTGACACAAAGCTTCGTCATCCCCCTGTCTGGATACCTGCAGCTCCTTGTCCTCAAAAGACTCTTCCACGCAGACTCCAGTAGGCTGCGATGCTGA
- the LOC143321635 gene encoding uncharacterized protein LOC143321635, with the protein MSLIMDKVEFILSICKTIYQMAENVKANKERCQRVAKRVKALQELVLTIKQRGPGQCSAPVENALKELCTTLTSAKTLMMKYSKTKAVMSFLNSKSHEDQFCKMNERLTDNLQVLSGALQVEQGNILHKVYETVAGKRQDEEYWSGQASSTISTNSVTPPSTITCMPMSIPTSPLPPPSIMSPMPVSSPTTAMPAPVIMSPMPMSSPTSPVSPPSIMSAMPMSSPTTPMPAPTIMSPMTLCRPTTASSVRCIVSPQSVTIPIAPIPLRGTMPPLVVSSTMTPNPVLRIIAPVRAPFAPVTLSTQNASVIRSCVVNSSYFP; encoded by the exons ATGTCT CTAATCATGGATAAAGTAGAATTTATCTTGTCCATATGCAAAACCATCTACCAGATGGCTGAGAATGTGAAGGCCAACAAGGAGCGCTGCCAACGAGTCGCCAAGAGAGTCAAAGCCCTGCAGGAACTGGTTCTCACCATCAAACAAAGGGGGCCAGGTCAATGCTCTGCCCCCGTGGAGAATGCTCTGAAAGAACTCTGCACCACTCTGACTTCTGCCAAGACGCTGATGATGAAATATTCCAAAACTAAAGCTGTTATGAGCTTCCTGAATTCCAAAAGCCATGAAGACCAGTTCTGCAAGATGAACGAAAGACTCACTGATAACCTCCAGGTCCTGTCTGGGGCTCTACAGGTCGAGCAGGGGAACATACTGCACAAAGTGTATGAAACTGTTGCAGGGAAGAGACAGGATGAAGAGTATTGGAGTGGACAAGCTAGCTCCACTATCTCCACAAATTCCGTGACTCCCCCCAGCACCATAACCTGCATGCCAATGTCTATCCCTACAAGTCCTTTGCCTCCCCCCAGCATCATGTCCCCCATGCCAGTGTCTAGCCCCACAACTGCCATGCCTGCCCCCGTCATCATGTCCCCCATGCCAATGTCTAGTCCCACAAGTCCTGTGTCTCCCCCCAGCATCATGTCCGCCATGCCAATGTCTAGCCCCACAACTCCCATGCCTGCCCCCACCATTATGTCTCCCATGACATTATGTCGCCCTACAACTGCCAGTTCTGTACGCTGCATTGTGTCCCCCCAGTCAGTGACGATTCCCATAGCTCCCATTCCACTGCGTGGAACCATGCCCCCCCTGGTTGTCTCCTCCACCATGACCCCCAATCCTGTCCTTAGGATCATTGCCCCGGTGCGAGCTCCTTTTGCTCCAGTTACTTTGTCAACACAAAATGCATCTGTCATAAGAAGTTGTGTGGTCAACAGCTCCTATTTTCCTTGA